In Chitinophagales bacterium, a single genomic region encodes these proteins:
- a CDS encoding Omp28-related outer membrane protein produces MRIALGFILSFVIWHLQSCKEVLPVRTTILSIDSTYIISNIPAAQSRVVLMEEYTGASCVNCPDGHKIVKEMLDQYGNNLAAVGLHPDGNALAKPVHEDKPDEDFRTEEARLLAAAFKVSSLPSGTIDRRSFDGSVVQGRFEWKQRLATAISNPVKINLKSRVYFDDKAGKYVLEFESTILEDIASNLNFSIMLVENKLDAPQKNGSLIVDPYEHEHVLRKMLTNALGNSLPKVASDGGVYKKGRVFLKRIELEDYSKTKYKIDNLYFVCFITDGSTNEVLQTTQAKVKS; encoded by the coding sequence ATGCGAATTGCTCTTGGATTCATCCTCTCTTTTGTTATTTGGCATTTACAATCATGTAAAGAAGTGCTACCTGTACGAACCACTATTTTGTCTATAGATTCTACCTATATCATTAGCAATATACCAGCGGCACAGAGTAGAGTAGTTCTGATGGAGGAATATACTGGAGCGAGCTGCGTAAATTGCCCTGATGGTCATAAAATAGTGAAAGAAATGCTAGATCAGTATGGCAATAATCTCGCTGCTGTAGGCCTTCACCCAGACGGTAACGCCTTGGCTAAACCTGTTCATGAAGATAAGCCTGATGAAGATTTTAGAACGGAAGAAGCCAGATTGTTAGCGGCTGCATTTAAGGTAAGTTCTCTTCCCTCTGGAACTATTGATAGACGGTCTTTTGATGGCTCCGTAGTGCAGGGTAGATTTGAATGGAAACAGCGTTTAGCGACAGCAATTAGTAATCCTGTGAAAATAAACTTAAAGTCTAGAGTATATTTTGATGATAAGGCAGGCAAGTATGTTTTAGAGTTTGAGAGTACAATTTTGGAAGACATAGCCTCTAATTTGAATTTTTCAATAATGCTGGTCGAAAATAAATTGGATGCTCCTCAAAAAAATGGAAGCCTTATTGTAGACCCTTACGAGCACGAGCATGTGCTAAGAAAAATGTTAACCAATGCCCTAGGGAATTCCCTTCCTAAGGTAGCTTCAGACGGAGGTGTTTATAAAAAAGGTAGGGTATTTTTAAAACGAATAGAATTAGAAGATTATTCTAAAACCAAGTATAAAATAGATAATTTATATTTCGTTTGTTTTATTACAGATGGCTCTACAAACGAGGTACTTCAGACAACACAGGCTAAAGTTAAGAGCTAG